A window of Pirellula sp. SH-Sr6A contains these coding sequences:
- a CDS encoding MarR family winged helix-turn-helix transcriptional regulator, which translates to MEQNELETRISDFERSIREIFKHFQSLHAAAASNPHMNLGHHDFVVIEYLGESGPQMMRALAEHLGLAVNSMTPIVDSLEQRGYVQRTRSESDRRVVNVDLTPEGRRAYDFAHGMKHQFHSSLLSALTPDEQEILLVLFRKIARQASAQVKQLESP; encoded by the coding sequence ATGGAACAAAACGAACTGGAGACGCGGATCTCTGACTTTGAGCGGAGCATCCGCGAGATTTTCAAACATTTTCAATCGTTGCATGCGGCCGCTGCGAGCAACCCGCACATGAATCTGGGGCATCACGACTTCGTCGTGATCGAGTATCTCGGAGAGTCAGGGCCTCAAATGATGCGAGCCCTCGCGGAGCATCTGGGATTGGCCGTGAATTCCATGACTCCCATTGTCGATTCCTTAGAACAGCGGGGCTATGTGCAGCGAACTCGATCGGAGTCGGACCGACGGGTCGTGAACGTTGATTTGACCCCTGAGGGACGCCGCGCTTACGACTTCGCACACGGCATGAAGCATCAATTCCATTCCTCGCTTCTTTCGGCGCTCACTCCCGACGAGCAGGAAATCCTCTTGGTCCTGTTCCGCAAAATTGCCCGGCAGGCATCCGCGCAAGTCAAACAATTGGAGTCTCCCTAG
- a CDS encoding MGH1-like glycoside hydrolase domain-containing protein, producing MPVPVPAQPSMCFPSSEALRATAEHQRLVAARARKEHWQRWGSYLPERQWGTVREDYSENQEPWFYLPHDHARSRAFRWGEDGLLGICDRRGRLCFSFAFWNTRDPILKERLFGLSGPEGNHGEDVKECYYYLDATPTHSYMKGLYKYPQARFPYEELGDVNRQRSRLEEEFEILDSEVFTNDAYFDCQMEYCKADPNDLLIRLTVHNRGDAPAVLHILPTLWFHNSWIWGCNHEGCEMKPRMVLQRTAEEPDGFVACDHSTLGKFEFRVESDGDDLTPRWLFTENETNPNRHPGTPTSGKAYKDAFHEHVVGGAVNGADTRASGTKCAAHYVLIVHPNKPLVLRCRLTGQPPESSSTPPRRAASSSDKKSSITANRFGSDFDSLFTKRITEADEFYSHVIPEKLCPEQRRVARQAYAGLLWSKQYYYYVVDSWIKGDSNSPPIPYGRDSGRNRDWMHLFNSDVISMPDKWEYPWYAAWDLAFHMIPLARVDAEFAKSQLVLFLREWYMHPNGQIPAYEWALSDVNPPVHAWACWQVYQLSKDREFLARTFQKLLLNFTWWVNRKDERGRHVFSGGFLGLDNIGVFDRSKPLPGGGTLDQADATAWMAFYCGCMLQMALELADENQAYSDMASKFFEHYVEIAEAMNTLHGTGLWEEEDGFYYDHLFRDGKSTAMRVRSLVGLIPLCTNVTIHESKIRALPGFQRRMNWFLKYRPEMAKHMSYMEQHEGDSGEGIMRLLAIPSPERFRRLLAYMLDENEFLSPFGVRSLSAVHREKPFVFDHAGGREAVGYVPGESDTAMFGGNSNWRGPVWYPLNYLIVRSLREYYEFYGDSFQVECPTGSGNQMNLKEVADEIERRLISLFMPDSDGRRPCHGNDPRYSENPDWKDLILFYEYFHGDNGRGLGASHQTGWTALVATMLEHQSDCVE from the coding sequence ATGCCAGTTCCTGTGCCTGCCCAACCGTCGATGTGCTTCCCCAGTTCCGAAGCACTCCGTGCTACCGCTGAGCACCAACGACTTGTCGCTGCTCGAGCGAGGAAGGAGCATTGGCAGCGATGGGGCTCTTATCTTCCAGAGAGGCAGTGGGGTACGGTTCGAGAGGATTACTCGGAGAATCAAGAGCCGTGGTTTTACCTGCCTCATGATCACGCCCGTTCTCGCGCCTTCCGATGGGGCGAGGATGGATTGCTGGGAATTTGCGATCGGCGTGGGAGGCTTTGTTTTTCGTTCGCGTTCTGGAATACCCGCGATCCGATTCTCAAAGAACGGCTCTTCGGTTTGAGCGGTCCTGAGGGGAATCACGGGGAGGACGTGAAAGAGTGCTATTACTACTTGGACGCCACGCCGACCCATTCCTACATGAAGGGTCTTTACAAGTATCCCCAGGCCAGATTCCCGTACGAGGAGCTCGGCGACGTCAATCGACAACGATCGCGACTGGAGGAGGAGTTTGAGATTCTCGACTCCGAGGTCTTTACCAACGACGCTTACTTCGATTGCCAGATGGAGTATTGCAAAGCGGACCCCAACGATCTGTTGATCCGACTCACGGTTCACAATCGAGGGGATGCGCCGGCGGTTCTTCATATCCTCCCAACTCTTTGGTTCCACAACTCCTGGATCTGGGGTTGCAATCACGAGGGGTGCGAGATGAAGCCTCGCATGGTTTTGCAACGAACCGCAGAGGAACCCGATGGGTTCGTGGCCTGCGATCACTCCACGCTGGGCAAATTTGAGTTCCGTGTCGAGAGCGACGGCGACGATCTGACCCCGCGCTGGCTTTTCACGGAAAACGAGACCAACCCGAATCGGCATCCAGGAACGCCCACTTCCGGAAAAGCCTACAAGGATGCATTTCACGAGCATGTGGTCGGCGGGGCTGTCAATGGTGCGGACACCCGTGCGAGTGGGACCAAATGCGCTGCCCACTACGTGTTGATTGTACATCCCAACAAACCGCTGGTTCTCCGCTGCCGATTGACGGGCCAGCCGCCGGAGTCGAGTTCCACCCCACCTCGTAGGGCCGCATCATCGAGCGACAAGAAATCGTCCATCACAGCAAACCGGTTTGGTTCCGATTTCGATTCATTGTTTACAAAAAGAATCACCGAAGCCGACGAGTTCTACTCGCACGTCATTCCGGAAAAGCTTTGCCCGGAACAGCGCCGGGTCGCGAGGCAAGCGTACGCTGGCCTGCTGTGGTCGAAGCAATATTACTACTACGTCGTTGATTCATGGATAAAGGGGGACTCGAACAGTCCACCGATCCCGTATGGTCGAGATTCGGGTCGGAATCGAGATTGGATGCACTTGTTCAACAGCGACGTGATTTCGATGCCCGACAAGTGGGAGTACCCCTGGTACGCCGCTTGGGATCTAGCCTTCCACATGATTCCCTTGGCTCGAGTCGATGCCGAGTTTGCCAAAAGCCAATTGGTTTTGTTCCTTCGTGAATGGTACATGCATCCCAACGGCCAGATCCCCGCTTACGAATGGGCCTTGAGCGACGTCAATCCACCGGTTCACGCTTGGGCGTGCTGGCAGGTATACCAACTCTCGAAAGATCGCGAGTTCCTAGCTAGAACCTTCCAGAAATTGCTGCTGAATTTCACTTGGTGGGTGAATCGAAAAGACGAACGTGGTCGGCATGTGTTCAGCGGAGGGTTCCTTGGACTCGATAACATCGGAGTCTTTGATCGAAGCAAGCCGTTGCCTGGGGGTGGGACGTTGGATCAAGCCGACGCGACCGCTTGGATGGCGTTTTATTGTGGCTGCATGCTTCAGATGGCCCTCGAGTTGGCCGATGAAAACCAAGCCTACTCGGACATGGCCAGCAAATTCTTTGAGCATTATGTTGAGATCGCCGAGGCGATGAATACGCTCCACGGGACGGGTCTTTGGGAGGAGGAAGATGGCTTCTACTACGACCATCTATTTCGAGATGGAAAGAGTACCGCCATGCGTGTCCGATCGCTCGTCGGGCTGATTCCCCTTTGCACCAATGTAACGATCCATGAGTCCAAGATTCGCGCTCTGCCCGGATTCCAACGGCGCATGAATTGGTTTCTGAAGTATCGTCCCGAGATGGCCAAGCACATGTCGTACATGGAGCAGCACGAGGGGGATAGTGGCGAAGGGATCATGAGGCTCCTCGCGATACCATCGCCGGAGCGTTTCCGACGATTGCTTGCGTACATGCTCGATGAGAACGAGTTCCTGTCTCCCTTTGGCGTTCGATCTTTGTCGGCCGTGCATCGGGAGAAGCCGTTTGTTTTCGACCATGCGGGGGGGCGTGAAGCGGTCGGATATGTGCCGGGGGAAAGCGATACGGCGATGTTCGGGGGAAATAGCAACTGGCGAGGTCCGGTGTGGTACCCGCTGAACTACTTGATCGTCCGTTCGCTTCGCGAGTACTACGAGTTCTACGGCGATTCCTTTCAAGTCGAGTGCCCCACCGGATCGGGCAACCAAATGAACTTGAAGGAGGTAGCCGACGAAATCGAGCGTCGCTTGATCAGTCTCTTCATGCCGGATTCCGATGGCAGACGGCCTTGCCACGGAAATGATCCCCGTTACAGCGAGAATCCCGATTGGAAGGACTTGATCCTGTTCTACGAGTACTTCCATGGCGATAACGGCCGAGGGCTGGGAGCAAGCCATCAGACGGGGTGGACAGCGTTGGTAGCGACGATGCTCGAACATCAGTCCGATTGCGTCGAATAA
- a CDS encoding efflux RND transporter permease subunit, whose product MSISDLCIRRPVFTWVLVLIPVVLGIVSYMELGVDLFPKVDFPVISISASLPGASAEEMESSVTKPLEEALNTIAGIDELRSTTREGSTTVVVRFVLEKNGDVGAQEARDKVSSISRSLPEGMETPLVNKFDLDAAPIITLGVSGNRDIREVTEIAKRQIQEMLQTVPGVGNVFLTGGRSRAINVRIDTDRLRAYGISVEEVRRSLVAQNLEVPGGIVDQGAKEMVLRTLGRVSQSEKFNDLIVANRGGYSIRIRDIGHAEDSIEEPRGLSRLDGQNAVSLFVQKQSGTNTVAISDAIQDRLGRIKKALPSDIRVEITQDQSRFIRVSMEEVKFHLLLAAGLVAVTILLFIRDWRTTIIATLAIPTSIVPTFLFMQFMGFTLNNITMLGLILAIGIVIDDAVVVHENIFRHMEENGLDAMRASIIGTKEISLAVLATSISLVVIFVPVAFMGGMVGRFFSSFGLTVAFAIVMSLFVSFTLTPMLCSRFLKLENGHGAQSKSGWVYRWMETFYGWVLRWSMRHRWLTILLSVLVVISTVPIAMNLGVNMIPRDDQSELQVSFITPEGYTLERTDAVVREIEDRLAKLPGVVHRFVSIGQSGSAKGQGDVTRGSIYLRLVELEDREYSQFGMMDRVREILKQYPDLRTSVSDVSALGGGPNGDNRIFQLSLQGPEVDQLAEYAEQLREKLNSLPGLVDIDSTLSMRKPELQVDIDRERAMDLGIPVQAIANSLNVLVGGQIVSSFKDGIEQYDVWLRADRQFRSDSQDLMALAIPSPTVGLVELGSLASLNEKQGPNQIDRLNRQRTVTIMAHPDGVSLNEAVRYANQCITEMNLPPEYGIVYGGQAEMLGETAYYFMVALGLSVTFMYLILAAQFESWVHPISILSGLPVTIPFGLLSLLLFRTPLDLYAMFGLFMLIGIVKKNGILQVDKTNELRDKGMPREQAILEANYTRLRPILMTTVMLMAAMIPIALGQGPGASARASMAKVIIGGQALSLVLSLVATPVMYSLLDDAKAWLGRRFSWIRKALIPAST is encoded by the coding sequence ATGAGTATCTCTGACCTTTGCATTCGACGTCCCGTTTTTACGTGGGTTCTCGTCCTCATCCCCGTCGTGCTGGGAATCGTCTCCTACATGGAACTGGGGGTCGACTTGTTTCCCAAAGTCGACTTTCCTGTCATCTCGATCTCGGCGTCCCTCCCAGGAGCTAGCGCCGAGGAGATGGAAAGCTCGGTTACTAAACCGTTGGAGGAGGCGCTCAACACGATTGCTGGTATCGATGAGCTGCGATCGACGACCCGCGAAGGGAGCACGACCGTTGTTGTTCGTTTCGTCTTAGAGAAAAACGGGGATGTTGGAGCTCAGGAGGCTCGCGACAAAGTCTCGTCGATCTCGCGATCATTGCCCGAAGGTATGGAAACGCCCTTGGTCAATAAATTCGACCTCGACGCCGCTCCCATTATCACTCTCGGAGTATCAGGAAATCGCGACATCCGAGAAGTCACCGAGATTGCCAAACGGCAGATTCAAGAAATGTTGCAGACCGTTCCCGGAGTGGGAAATGTGTTCCTCACCGGTGGGAGAAGCCGTGCGATCAACGTGCGCATCGACACCGACCGTTTGCGAGCCTATGGCATATCGGTCGAGGAAGTCCGTCGCTCCCTCGTCGCTCAGAATCTCGAAGTCCCTGGGGGAATCGTGGATCAGGGCGCGAAGGAAATGGTACTGCGAACCCTGGGACGCGTTTCCCAATCCGAAAAATTCAACGACTTGATCGTCGCCAACCGAGGGGGGTATTCCATTCGGATTCGAGACATTGGTCACGCCGAGGATTCGATCGAAGAACCCCGAGGTCTCAGTCGATTGGACGGACAGAATGCCGTGAGCTTGTTTGTTCAAAAACAATCAGGGACCAACACGGTTGCCATCTCCGACGCAATCCAGGACCGTTTGGGACGGATCAAGAAGGCACTCCCCAGCGATATTCGCGTCGAGATCACGCAAGATCAATCGCGGTTCATTCGCGTATCGATGGAGGAGGTCAAGTTCCATTTGCTTTTGGCCGCCGGCTTGGTAGCGGTGACGATCCTGTTGTTCATTCGGGATTGGCGAACGACCATCATTGCGACGTTGGCAATCCCGACGTCGATTGTTCCCACGTTTCTATTCATGCAGTTCATGGGGTTCACCCTCAACAACATCACCATGCTCGGTCTGATCCTAGCAATTGGGATCGTGATCGACGACGCGGTGGTGGTTCATGAAAACATTTTCCGGCATATGGAAGAGAACGGTCTCGATGCCATGCGGGCATCGATCATCGGAACGAAGGAAATATCCCTCGCGGTCCTCGCGACGAGCATCTCCCTCGTGGTGATCTTCGTCCCCGTCGCCTTCATGGGGGGAATGGTGGGGCGATTTTTTAGCAGCTTTGGTTTGACGGTTGCCTTTGCTATCGTAATGAGCTTGTTCGTCTCCTTTACGCTCACACCCATGCTCTGCTCCCGATTCCTGAAACTGGAAAACGGGCATGGTGCGCAGTCGAAATCGGGATGGGTCTACCGATGGATGGAGACGTTTTACGGCTGGGTTCTGAGATGGTCGATGCGGCATCGCTGGCTGACGATTTTGCTCTCGGTGCTTGTAGTCATTTCGACCGTCCCAATCGCAATGAACCTGGGGGTCAATATGATCCCGCGAGACGATCAGAGCGAACTACAAGTCAGCTTCATCACCCCCGAAGGCTATACGCTGGAGCGGACCGATGCCGTCGTTCGGGAGATCGAGGACCGTTTAGCCAAATTGCCAGGTGTGGTGCATCGTTTTGTTTCGATCGGTCAAAGCGGGTCGGCAAAAGGGCAAGGTGATGTGACACGAGGCTCGATCTATTTGAGACTCGTAGAGCTAGAAGATCGCGAGTACAGCCAATTCGGGATGATGGATCGCGTGCGCGAGATCCTCAAGCAATACCCGGATCTCAGAACATCCGTGTCGGACGTTTCGGCCCTCGGTGGTGGACCCAACGGGGACAACCGCATTTTCCAACTCAGTTTGCAAGGCCCTGAGGTGGACCAATTAGCCGAGTACGCGGAGCAATTGCGGGAGAAACTCAATTCCCTCCCAGGGTTGGTGGACATCGATTCCACTTTGTCGATGCGCAAGCCGGAGTTGCAGGTCGATATTGACCGTGAAAGGGCCATGGATTTGGGGATTCCCGTTCAAGCCATCGCGAATTCGCTCAATGTGCTAGTCGGGGGCCAAATCGTATCGAGCTTCAAAGATGGGATCGAACAATACGATGTTTGGCTTCGCGCCGATCGGCAATTCCGAAGCGACTCCCAGGATCTGATGGCCCTCGCGATCCCTTCCCCTACCGTCGGGCTGGTGGAACTCGGAAGTTTGGCGAGTTTAAACGAGAAGCAAGGCCCCAATCAGATCGATCGATTGAACCGACAGAGAACCGTGACGATCATGGCCCACCCGGACGGTGTATCGCTCAATGAGGCCGTGCGGTACGCCAATCAATGCATTACCGAAATGAATCTCCCGCCGGAGTACGGAATCGTGTACGGCGGACAAGCAGAAATGCTGGGCGAGACCGCTTATTACTTCATGGTCGCGCTCGGGCTGAGCGTCACGTTCATGTATTTGATCCTAGCGGCACAGTTCGAAAGCTGGGTTCACCCGATCAGTATTCTGTCAGGGCTCCCTGTGACGATACCTTTTGGTTTGTTGTCCCTCCTCTTGTTCCGGACTCCTCTCGATCTGTACGCCATGTTTGGATTGTTCATGTTGATCGGAATCGTCAAGAAGAATGGGATCTTGCAGGTCGACAAGACCAACGAACTGCGCGACAAGGGAATGCCTCGCGAGCAAGCGATTCTCGAAGCGAATTACACGCGACTCCGGCCTATTCTTATGACGACTGTCATGCTCATGGCAGCGATGATACCCATTGCGCTGGGGCAGGGACCAGGGGCGAGCGCCCGGGCGAGCATGGCCAAGGTCATTATCGGTGGTCAAGCCCTATCGCTGGTATTGAGTCTGGTCGCGACCCCGGTCATGTATTCGCTCCTGGATGACGCGAAGGCATGGCTCGGACGACGCTTCAGTTGGATCCGCAAAGCGCTGATCCCCGCCAGTACCTAG
- a CDS encoding carbon storage regulator: MLILSRRESERVHLGDDIVLTIVRVNGDKVRIGVEAPPHVKILRTELEVSAQDIKPVHEQKNARRAA; the protein is encoded by the coding sequence ATGTTGATACTGTCCAGAAGAGAGTCCGAGCGAGTCCATCTGGGCGACGATATCGTGCTAACCATTGTTCGTGTTAACGGTGATAAAGTACGGATTGGAGTGGAAGCTCCACCGCATGTTAAAATCCTTCGTACGGAACTGGAAGTCTCTGCGCAAGACATCAAACCAGTCCATGAACAAAAAAACGCACGACGCGCCGCTTAG
- a CDS encoding tetratricopeptide repeat protein has protein sequence MQKHDLDQAEGWLSALDRMHLANGETAFLHARLARKRGDLDAMATQLKIAFDGKFDSKRLNREQLLALASLGRLESSTESTLKHWIKEQDSDLGEVLDAYSTGLTVLSRFPEAVELLEIWEEECPWEPMVHYKLGRIHEHLLQNEPAEEEYRKSVAKDPNFIQGWFSLGRLLLLIRKPADAILVLKRCDQGNSRLAAKTSIAQCEKALGNVEKAKEILLDVMQHSPEDIRASYRSVDETPERFIAASELGGIETELGEYESARRHLDMALDYFPLDSIGRYSYAVALRGLGERDKAEENFDKVKESRAELDQVTQLQERIGMNPKDTDARIQVGKIILKNESEKTGVYWIKSVFSYDVRNEAAHGALADYYQSKIGSDPAYQQLYEYHQQFVKSPTPTPK, from the coding sequence TTGCAAAAGCACGATCTGGATCAAGCAGAGGGTTGGCTGTCCGCGCTCGATCGCATGCATCTTGCCAATGGTGAAACCGCGTTCCTACACGCGAGGCTCGCGCGGAAGCGTGGGGATCTCGATGCCATGGCAACACAATTGAAGATAGCGTTCGATGGTAAGTTCGATTCCAAGCGACTGAATCGAGAGCAGCTTCTCGCATTGGCGAGTCTCGGACGACTGGAAAGTTCTACTGAATCGACGTTGAAGCATTGGATCAAAGAGCAGGATAGTGATTTGGGCGAAGTGCTCGATGCCTACAGCACGGGCCTTACCGTTCTATCCAGATTTCCAGAGGCCGTAGAACTTCTCGAGATCTGGGAAGAGGAATGCCCCTGGGAGCCCATGGTGCATTACAAGCTAGGACGGATTCATGAACACCTTCTTCAAAACGAACCTGCTGAAGAGGAGTACCGAAAGTCCGTCGCGAAAGACCCAAATTTTATTCAGGGATGGTTCAGTCTTGGGCGTCTGCTGTTGCTGATTCGCAAACCAGCCGATGCAATCTTGGTATTGAAACGATGCGATCAAGGCAATTCAAGGCTCGCGGCCAAAACGAGCATTGCCCAATGCGAGAAGGCACTGGGAAACGTTGAAAAAGCCAAAGAAATACTCCTAGATGTCATGCAGCATTCTCCCGAGGATATTCGCGCATCGTATCGTTCCGTCGACGAAACTCCGGAACGATTTATCGCCGCATCCGAGCTTGGTGGGATTGAAACCGAGTTGGGAGAATACGAGTCGGCAAGAAGGCATTTGGATATGGCACTCGATTATTTCCCACTCGATTCCATCGGTCGCTATTCCTACGCCGTGGCGTTGCGAGGACTGGGGGAACGAGACAAGGCTGAGGAAAACTTTGACAAAGTGAAGGAGTCACGCGCCGAGCTGGATCAAGTCACGCAGCTTCAAGAAAGGATCGGGATGAATCCCAAAGACACCGACGCTCGAATTCAAGTCGGGAAGATCATTCTCAAAAACGAGTCGGAGAAGACGGGCGTGTACTGGATCAAGAGCGTCTTTTCGTATGATGTACGCAACGAGGCCGCGCACGGTGCGTTAGCGGACTATTATCAATCCAAGATCGGTAGCGATCCGGCATACCAACAACTCTATGAGTACCACCAACAATTTGTCAAATCGCCAACACCTACTCCCAAATAG
- a CDS encoding efflux RND transporter periplasmic adaptor subunit, producing MTQSTATPIAPRRSFPVWIWIGTIAVSFIAGRFLLQGHGGGSHSLQLGPKDSAEIPDDAVVVTSAPIMQRDVQRSVQAVGTFFGFEELALSSKLEGRVSKIHFDLGAVVKPGDVLLEIDSTDFRLALEQAERSLQTELAKWGFKSVPSPDVDVSSLPSVVSAKLRFELAQSRLGRMLPLQASNAISVEDLEQARSDAKVMESEWKNQVLLANAAAATARLRAADLEIAQQRLSDCEIRVPVPTLHDNPNELFYTISERMVTEGTLLRPGTEVFRLVLGKSLKLRLAVPESNAAKIAIGQTVVVQIASTTNPEHGIVSNLSPSIERNNRTFQVEVTVPNDSGLCKPGGFAKAQILVGETETAKTVPPSSLYSLAGIQKIFLIEGNIAKEVRVTLGEQSSDWIEIASPDLPVNARVATSGQRLLSDGIAVVERESLSRSEQANAPKSSSEENRE from the coding sequence ATGACGCAGTCCACTGCCACACCTATCGCCCCGCGGCGCTCCTTTCCCGTTTGGATCTGGATAGGAACCATTGCCGTCAGTTTCATCGCCGGTCGCTTTTTGTTGCAAGGACATGGCGGCGGATCCCATTCCTTGCAGCTCGGTCCTAAAGACTCTGCAGAGATTCCCGACGACGCCGTGGTTGTCACGAGCGCACCTATCATGCAACGCGATGTGCAGCGATCCGTACAAGCCGTCGGAACCTTCTTCGGATTCGAAGAACTCGCTCTCAGTTCGAAACTCGAAGGAAGAGTCTCCAAAATCCATTTCGATCTAGGCGCGGTGGTAAAGCCAGGCGATGTCCTGCTGGAAATTGACTCCACCGACTTTCGTTTGGCATTGGAGCAGGCAGAAAGGAGTCTGCAAACGGAGTTGGCCAAATGGGGATTCAAGTCCGTTCCGTCTCCTGATGTCGATGTGAGCTCCCTCCCCAGTGTTGTTTCTGCGAAGCTCCGATTTGAATTGGCCCAATCCAGGCTTGGCCGTATGCTCCCTTTGCAAGCGAGCAATGCCATCAGCGTGGAGGATCTGGAGCAAGCGAGATCGGATGCCAAGGTCATGGAATCGGAATGGAAGAACCAAGTTCTGCTCGCCAATGCTGCCGCTGCTACGGCCCGCCTCCGTGCCGCGGATCTTGAAATCGCCCAACAAAGACTCTCCGACTGCGAGATCCGGGTTCCCGTTCCCACCCTCCACGACAACCCGAACGAACTCTTCTACACTATTTCGGAACGTATGGTCACCGAAGGTACATTGCTGCGTCCCGGGACCGAGGTCTTTCGTCTCGTGCTAGGAAAGTCGCTCAAGCTGCGGTTGGCCGTCCCCGAATCCAACGCCGCAAAAATTGCGATCGGCCAAACTGTCGTGGTTCAAATCGCTTCTACCACCAATCCCGAACATGGAATCGTCTCCAATCTCAGCCCCTCGATCGAGCGGAACAATCGGACATTTCAAGTCGAAGTGACGGTTCCCAACGACTCCGGACTCTGCAAACCCGGGGGATTTGCCAAAGCGCAGATCTTGGTCGGGGAAACAGAAACCGCTAAGACCGTTCCTCCTTCGAGCCTCTACTCCCTCGCGGGTATCCAAAAGATCTTTTTGATCGAAGGAAATATCGCCAAAGAAGTTCGCGTGACCCTTGGCGAACAATCCTCCGATTGGATCGAAATCGCAAGCCCCGATCTACCTGTCAACGCGAGGGTCGCGACCAGCGGCCAGCGGCTGCTTTCGGATGGCATAGCAGTTGTCGAACGAGAAAGCCTGAGCCGTTCGGAACAGGCGAATGCACCGAAGAGTTCATCGGAGGAGAACCGCGAATGA
- a CDS encoding CRTAC1 family protein, translating to MGCKPSAKTDSASTSPKTTVVANSASPLTPVLFEDVTKQIGLHHVYDNGEDSNLYVYLESVGSGVAVVDFDLDGWPDFFFPGGGRLPALGQIQGLPGTAWRNQFGERVVNITAESSLNVTKHYTMGAQAADINCDGFPDLLITGYGGVLIMMNQGDGTFIDVTSNSGVDASLWCTSAAFADFNQDGVLDLFIAQYIDWSWENNPDCKSTAGVRDICPPAAFKGLSDRMYLGKGDGSFLDASDRLDAEAKGKGLGVLAGDFDQDSWVDVYVANDTTNNLYYHNLTEGKFEEVGVSSGSALDERGLPTGSMGVATLDYDNDLKPDLWVCNYEQESFALYKNEGNSVYRGVSSLAGLTALGTMFVAFGTATADFDSDGDEDIAVTNGHVLRHPPGNTVEQLPLFLSNNGKGKLIRQEFHPDSYFSQKWRGRGMVAADIDQDGDLDLIVSHVNQPSAVLKNKTQNSSQWLQIELKGTRSNRDAIGSQVVMVTNKAKRLRLVCGGGSYLSQGPYSLHFGIPPGEKIEYAEITWPDGQKQRVDGLNPNQKHVLIEPVSASISAATK from the coding sequence ATGGGGTGCAAGCCAAGCGCGAAGACCGACAGCGCATCTACATCGCCAAAGACAACGGTTGTAGCCAATAGTGCATCGCCATTGACCCCTGTCCTCTTCGAGGATGTCACGAAGCAAATCGGTCTCCATCATGTTTACGATAACGGTGAAGACTCGAACCTCTATGTGTATTTGGAGTCGGTTGGCAGCGGAGTCGCTGTCGTCGACTTCGATTTGGATGGTTGGCCTGATTTTTTTTTCCCGGGAGGGGGAAGGCTTCCTGCACTCGGGCAGATCCAAGGGTTGCCAGGTACCGCATGGCGCAACCAGTTCGGAGAGAGAGTGGTCAACATCACAGCGGAATCTTCGCTGAACGTGACCAAGCACTACACCATGGGGGCACAGGCCGCCGACATCAATTGCGATGGCTTTCCTGATTTGCTCATCACCGGTTACGGAGGTGTGCTGATCATGATGAACCAAGGAGACGGGACCTTCATCGACGTCACTTCGAACTCCGGTGTGGATGCATCGTTATGGTGCACGAGCGCCGCCTTCGCCGACTTCAACCAGGATGGAGTTCTCGATTTGTTTATCGCCCAATACATCGATTGGTCCTGGGAGAACAATCCAGATTGCAAATCGACAGCGGGCGTTCGAGACATCTGTCCACCGGCTGCTTTCAAAGGATTGAGCGACCGCATGTACTTGGGCAAGGGTGATGGCTCCTTTCTAGATGCCAGCGACCGGCTCGATGCAGAGGCGAAAGGAAAAGGGCTCGGTGTCCTCGCTGGAGATTTCGATCAGGACTCTTGGGTCGATGTCTACGTCGCGAACGATACGACCAATAACCTTTATTATCACAATCTCACGGAGGGGAAGTTTGAAGAGGTCGGTGTATCGAGCGGATCTGCACTCGATGAACGAGGGCTTCCGACCGGTAGTATGGGTGTTGCCACGCTCGACTACGATAACGATCTGAAGCCGGATCTTTGGGTTTGCAACTACGAACAGGAATCGTTCGCCCTTTACAAGAATGAAGGGAACAGCGTTTATCGCGGGGTGAGTTCCTTGGCCGGTCTTACGGCACTAGGAACCATGTTCGTCGCCTTTGGGACTGCGACCGCGGACTTCGATTCTGACGGTGACGAAGACATAGCTGTTACAAACGGTCACGTGCTCCGGCATCCACCAGGCAATACCGTCGAACAGTTACCGCTGTTTCTGTCCAACAATGGCAAAGGAAAGCTAATACGACAGGAGTTCCATCCCGATTCCTACTTCAGCCAAAAGTGGCGAGGACGCGGTATGGTCGCTGCGGATATCGACCAAGACGGCGACCTCGACTTGATCGTCTCCCACGTCAATCAACCCTCCGCAGTCCTCAAGAACAAAACTCAAAATAGCTCCCAATGGTTGCAAATCGAATTGAAAGGGACCCGATCGAATCGCGATGCCATCGGCAGCCAAGTCGTGATGGTCACGAACAAAGCAAAACGACTTCGACTGGTGTGTGGGGGAGGGAGCTACCTGAGTCAGGGGCCATACAGTTTGCACTTCGGAATCCCCCCGGGTGAAAAGATCGAATACGCCGAAATCACTTGGCCCGATGGACAAAAGCAGCGCGTCGATGGTCTGAATCCCAATCAAAAACATGTGCTGATCGAGCCTGTGAGCGCTTCGATTTCCGCTGCCACGAAGTGA